CTTTGACTCTTAtatataccaattgtaggatcatgcatttgccgctttaccaaaggTTATAACCAGGGTAACGATGCAACAttaactaaaatcttttaaaatcgtaaaacaattcaaacgtcacatttcgattgttataccttacataaacaattattgcacctaacaaatatgatatagttgttattttacattctagaaatcatttttctaaatcaaatttattctcactaatcaaataatttcatcgaacacaaagtagttttaattactaataataatttaaacacaaatattaattgTTAGGGTGACCACTATATGTCCTCACCTATGCTTCATTAAATtgcaatcataataataatgcacaatGAATTGGTAAACATAACttagttaatttattaagtgagtaatattaaataacaattttgttattttgaaatgtgaaaaatagcttatatatatataaactcatcatatataatgctaaattaattaatatgtagaaaagagaaaaaattgttttttatgtatgtaatttcatcatatacaattagaaattaattaataggtTGAAAAGAACAAAcagtataacaaataatatattatatatgatgatTTCGTAATAGAATAATGttaatataatcatattttgtattatgtttagaacgcaattgaaaattgataacaaaatatataataatagaaactttaattttaaaaacatttttttatctaaaatattatcataatacaTAATGAATCATAAGTGAAATCACTAAATTGTTGAgtaactatttatttaattattacttaaatcaatttattgaaatttgtcaaaaatttagcatttcttatcatctacataaaaatatcaagagcttcataaattcattgatattaattaaaaaatttaatttaaatacataaaaaaattcttaagttcctaaaaaaattattttatagttatatctgaaatattaaacattttattagaagtttttttcttatcagctatataaaaatatcaagagtttcacaaatttatagacattaattagtaaaaataacttaaattaaatatataaaatttataaaaaataatataacgtgtttataatattatgaaaaaattgaaaaatatagttgaagaactcacaaattttattagttatattttaaaaattaaagcgaGTTACACCCATATATGGTACAAGGTTTTCTACCCCGCAATGAGATGTACAAGTAGTAAAaccacaattaaaaaataattcattaaaaaagtAATTTGAGAAAAGTATTGCAAAATTGCAATCACAGAATAATTttacgttaaaaaaatattcttacaaataatctttaacatatttcaatatctacaaaatatacgatgcttcttagttcatattttaaaatcaatttNTTCGTCAATTcaactaaaataatgaaataaagttattCTCATTTTCCATATCAATCTTTAAatcagaaaattaaatattcacctaaataaataaatgaaacattaattaagtaatGGGGTCTAAAAGTGTAACTAAGAAAATTcacaaatcaaactcatatatttatagatatatagatttgctaacttttaacccCTTGCGGATTTTGTTTAACTTTCTCTGTTTTTTAGAATACATATTATAGAtagttaattttatatcagaatgaatcatttgtaaattaatattgatgattaatatttcatggtaaataaattttttaaataatatcaatcaaataaatatatgtagtaaaacaaatatataaaaaactaATAAGTAATTCaaagttaaaaaattaatttataatgaatgaaaataaattatcactataatttatattattaaaacaattatattaaaaaattataaggattatctaataaatttaaaacaaaagtagaaattaatttttgttctttttaatttatcattaatttctctgtctagttgaaataaatcaaactaatcaaattatacggcaaataaaatataagaaaaatttacaaaagagtatatagaatctacatggtctcaatgtccatttttattggaaaagtactataaaaatgacataattaatcattaatttctctgtctagttgaaataaatcaaactaatcaaattatacgacaaataaaatataaaaaaatttgcaaaagaaCATATAGAATCTACATGGTCTCAATGTCCATTTTCATTGGAAAAGTACTATAAAGAATgacataatttatcattaatttctaTGTCtaattgaaataaatcaaactaatcaaattatacgacaaataaaatataaaaaaaattgcaaaagaaCATATAGAATCTACATGGTCTCAATGTCCATTTTCATTGGAAAAGTACTATAAAGAATGACATAATTTATGATTAATTTCTATGTCtaattgaaataaatcaaactaatcaaattatacgactaataaaatataagaaaaatttgcaaaagagCATATAAAATCTACATGGTCTCAATTCCTATTTTCATTGGAAAAGTACCATAAAAATGACATTTTCTGACATGTTTTCAATGACACTTGTAGAAAAGTGTAAGTTTGATATGTGTATTAAGACATTAATTACATATcacaatttatgaaattaaaaataaaataaaatatcatattaatgtgtttgtaatatttgtcgttgattcaactaaaataatgaaataaagttatttttattttcaatatcaatctTTATATCAGAAAATTGAAAAGTCNtctattaatttgtttgctaatttaaattaattaaattaaataaatgaacaagGACAAATTAGGAAATTCACAAATGAAAGTGGTATANgctcatatatttatagataGTATAGATTTATGGACCGAAACTATATACAGCTCATGGCGACTCTTTATACTAGGAAATAGGGTGGAAATGGAATTTGCTTTTCCAAGTTATACGATTCTTTTTGCATTCAGAATGAATGGATtacttgtaaaaaaaaataataataataaatccgATCTTTTCAAGTTCCAAATAAAATGAATCATTTAGAGGACGTTTGTCTCATTGAACTTTTCTACATATAATATTTGGCCAGCCTTTCGAGCCTTTCGAGCTATCCTGCAAAATGGATAGAAAATCCATCCAATTCTCctctctcttttcttcttcactTTCCCTGCAAGGCTGCAACAATACATTCCAAGGACTTGTGTCCAACTTCAAATTGCGGAAAGTACTTTTTTCCCATTACCTATCCTTTCAAGCTCGAATATGATGCAAGCCAATTGTTAGCTCATTCATCTCCACTgattatgattattttgaaatttttgatgaaTTCCAGTTGACCTGGAATGTCCCTCTTTGCAAATCTTGTAAGCAGTATGGTATTCCAGCTtcagataaaattttaaaatcccgTTTTTGTTTTATCAAGAAACATGACTTTCACCCTCTTTTCTTCAAATTTCAAGATTCGAAGATTTTCTAATTAGTGAATCGTAACTAAATAACAGATTATTCTAGAGGTAGATCATGGCAGGCACGATATGCTGCGTCACCTTTGTTCATTCCATCCATGATAGCTTTTGCCATtatctttataatatttttaccgTGCCTGGGAAAAAGGGTAGACAGAAACGAGGTAAATTCCAATTTCTTGACGTTGGAGCAGCCACCACTTCAGCACCACGATAAGGAGGAATGGACGACTCTGAAATTAATATCTGCACAGAAATGGTAGTTTTATGCGAAAGCAGAACACATCCGGTGCCTGATTCTCATGCCTGTCCAATATGCCTAGAGTTATCTCTTCCTGAAGATATTGTAAGGAAGATAGCAAAATCTGAGCATTGTTTCCATGCTAACTGCATTGAATTGTGGTTAAGAAAACATTACCTGCCCTGTTTGCAGAACAGCCCTTCCAGATGTTGAATCgtgatatttttttagtttcaGATGATTTATTATGTCATTTTGCTTCTCATTTGAATGAATAATTTTGGAAATGACTTTTACACGAGagatgaaataattttatttctatcTTAGAATTAGTGGGGTGTATTTGTTAGTTGTAACTTTAACATCAAAAGGAAATGAAAATTTGTAGGGAAATCCATCTAATCAGTTGAGCTTTATCTAGAAATTATAGTTGCTCATTGGTTCTACTTGAAACCTCAGTTGGACTTTTCCTTCTGTTTTATCTATTATCCTTTCTCCAAAACAATAACAcggaaaaaaattgttttgcaGTTAATCACGGGTCAAGGTGGGTTTTTATCTCGTGTCAATAGTCTACTgccaattttatatataaaaaaatggaGTTGGGAGACGGGTATTTTTTGTTACAATTGGTTATCAAATCAGAGACCTCATCTCAAATCCGATCTTAATCTCAGGTGAGCTACAAGTCGATAAATAACTGTTAACTACTCGAACACTCAATTGTTACAAGTTTCTTTTCTCATCGCCATGATGTCATCATGGATTTGATTTAAGATATTACACAACGGGACCACTCAACATATTTCAGGGACAGTATGTTTTGAGAAAGAACGACTTTCTAAGTTTAAGTTTAGGACGGCCAAGGCTGACGCAGATaccattaataataattattttgcaaaaAATTCAACATCAATCAGTCCCCTCGTGGTCCGAAACTATGAAGAGTTAGAATTTGCCAGAAGCGCATATATTAATGTCTAAAAAAACATTTGATTCAAGAAAGAAGAGTATTCCAGGTCGCTTAAAAATCGAATTTTCCATCATATATATTGTTTTGAACTACTAATTTTCTTGAATCTTTAACAAGAAACCAACATATATATGTAATGTACCTTCCCACAGCAGTTCCAgcacaaaatatttattaataccTGAGGCTGAGGCCTCCGATCCCTTTTCTTTGCACCTCTTCCAGAAAGACATACACTCCATGGGAGTGCTTTTCTTCGAGTTTTCCTTTGAACTTTGATGGTGATCCATCCTTTCAAACTTGGGCCCTTCggaaagtaaaaaaataaattatttatttatcatcattctgtcatttttttaaagcattattCTATCAATCTTCGGGCATACCAAGTTCGACCTCGGGACTCACAAGTAGGTATTTAATCCGTGGAAAATAGTTAACTACTttagttaaatattttttttaaaccaacctattattaaatttgagtaTATATTaccatatttcaaaaaataccaGTTACCaactattaattatattatataatataagtaaataaaaaaaaatttcatgcaGAAACCAAACGTCATGCCTTTTTCCTATAGTTCTatagaaataaaatatgtaGTCTGCGTTAGGTAATCGGTTAAGGAAGAGACTGGTAGATTTGGTCACCAAGAATCTTGAAAGTTCTGAACAAGAGATTTTGATTCCGGAGTTTCTATAAGAATATGAGATGGCAATTGCAATTCTTAATTACTACCATATGTTCTTTTCCTCAATTCCGATAGTATTTACGATATTTCTTGTAGGAAAATTGACACAGGGTATTGATGGTGGAAACAGAGAAGTTCATTGTAGAGATTGAGAAGGCAAAGGAAGGCAAAGATGGGAAGCCATCAATTGGGCCAGTTTACAGAAATGTGCTTGCTAAAGATGGATTCATTCCTATCCCTCAAGAACTTGATAGTTGTTGGGATATTTTCTGGTAAggaaatttttatctttttcttgaatttggcgACTGATACTTTCTTGAAAATAGGAAGGAAAAAAAAGTCCAAATATGAAACATGAGAAGAAGATTTCTTATGTGCTTTCTCTCTGTTCTTGCTTGATATCCAAACATGCCGTGTTTGAGGACTCTGCTACTTCGCTTGCATTGCAATCCATTTCAATGGACTAGTCTATTCATTGGCCACCTGTGAATGTAAATTGTTTGCAAGCAGATGTTTCGAATGTGGGTATACATTTTTGTCTATATCTCAGTTTTGAAGGAGAATATACGTGATTGGCAAGGGATCTTTCTGCTTGGGAATTGGACTAATTTTCCCTTCGTGCACTGATCAAgcacataaattaaatatattcataaaTTTTTGTGACCTCATTTGCAGTCGGTCTGTGAAAAAATTTCCCAATAATCCAATGCTTGGCGAGCGGGAAATGGTGAGAGGGAAGGTATGAAGATATTTTAATGCTTCTATATcttctattttatatttttgttcagGGGCATTGGTGTGGTCAACACTGTCTAATGTacattttttcatatttgaattttgagTGCTTGCAGGCAGGTTCATATGTGTGGTTCACTTATCGAGAAGTTTATGACTTAGTTCTTAAAATTGGAGCCTCCATTTGTTCTTGTGGTGCAATGCAAGTAAGATTTTATCCCTTCAACTTCAATAGGTAGATGCTCGTTTAAGACATAAAATAAGTTATGAGTAAATGTTGTAGATTGAGCTAATAATAATACTCCAAGTtcagcatgttttattgatATGTAGACTGGTTTGTGCCATGTCGATACCGACAATGCACCAACCAAGCTTTTTGATGGAGTCTTTTCTTTAGAACTAACTCATTTTCGTTCCACAATGTCCGATTCAACTCCTTTTATATGTGTTGGTGTTCATTTCTGCACAATTAAGTTAAAAACTTTAACTCAAACCTATCAATCATAAATTCATAACACGCGTATATTTGTTTATTGATTATTCTGTTATGTACAGGGTGATAGATGTGGGATCTACGGAGCAAACTGCTCAAACTGGGTCATAGCTATGCAGGTTATTGAAGCTTATTTGTAGGAATACACTTTGAATTTTATGCTAATTGGACAGTTATGATTTTTGACCATCCAAGGCCTATATTTTTATGTGTTTCATTTCCACCATTTAAGTAATATATTCTCCTTCTTTTTTATGTATGCAACATTGAATATCTGACCTGTTTGATGCTTGCATATGAGTAATTCCTTTATGGGGGAATGATTTAACAGTAGGTATATCTTTCGCAGGCTTGCAATGCTTATGGTCTGTACTGTGTTCCCTTGTACGATACTCTTGGTAAGTTCCTGGATGTGTGCGGTGGCTGTTCACCTTACGGAATAAGAATTTGTTAGGCATGGTGAAATGTATATAATATGCATCATTTCCGCAACCATAATGGGAATTTAGCTTTTTAACACCGTATATTCATGGTTTTAGGTGCTGGAGCAGTGGAATATATTATTAGCCATGCTGAGATCTCTATTGTTTTTGTCGAGGAAAACAAAATTTCCGAGGTAATGAGTTTATTGCAATATTAATTATCAGGAAACTGTTTTTTTTTACCTCTTTTTCTCACAAACTTGATGCACCAACTGCTTCAGTTGTCTGACCGCTTTTAACAAAAAATGCAGGTACTGAAAACATTTCctagcagtgaaaaatacttgaagAGTAAGTTCCATTTTCGGGATTTCGTTATAGGTAAATCAAACAATAATCCTTTGAAGTCACTAATTCATTGCTACAGCAATTGTAAGCTTCGGAAAGATCAGCCTACAACAGAAGAAGGAAGCTGGAAACTTTGGCATCAAAATGTACTCTTGGAATGATTTTTTACTTCTGGTAGGCCGATTCTATCAACTAAAATGAAACTATTACTAAAATTTGTGTCTGTCCTAATAAAACTACCATCTTCCCTCCTTGTGGGATTTGCGCACTTATCTTTTGTGTTGAATTGCATCATTATCATGCATAACTGGGTAGCAAGTTTTATTGCATTAACctcaattatattatattccaGGGTATTGACAACCGATTTGACCTTCCCATCAAGAATAAAACAGATATTTGTACAATAATGTACACTAGTGGGACAACAGGTGACCCCAAGGGAGTCATGATTTCCAATGAGAGCattctttcaattatatttGGAGTCAATAACCATTTGGAGAGCATGAATCAAGAGGTGAATTCATATTGTCTTCGTATACTCTTCATGCCTAACCGAGCTACTAGAACCAGCCTTTTCCTCACCCCTTTAGTTTGAAAAATAAGAATGTATTAAATGTGGTCTCTCTCAATCACAGTTTTGCGAGACAGATGtgtatttttcttttctccCTTTGGCACATATATTTGATCGGGTAATTGAAGAATTGTTCATCTCGAAAGGTGCTGCAATTGGATTTTGGCACAAAGTATGTGTAGAAGAATAGATTTCagcttctttaaatttaaattttgtaaacAGTGACTCAATTGTTATGAATGGTTTTCAGGATATTAAGCGTTTGCTTGACGATATCAAAGAGCTAAAACCAACTGTATTCTGTGCTGTTCCTCGAGTGTTGGACAGAATATATTCAGGTTTTTATGAACTATGCTTCACAAATAATGGGTGAAAAGGTCCCTTCATGTGTTCATGTTCATCTTACAAATTCGCCAACTTCCATCCACTCCACCTCCAACCTCAAATTTACACTTAGAATTCAGAATAAGTGTATTCTGAACTTTTCCCAACGCATGACGCTCTGCAAGTACCTGTTAAATTGCTTAGTAAAAAATCTAGTTTCTGCAGATGATGTGTGAATCAGGTTGTCTTATTCTTATTTTGGCAACTTTTACTGCTTTTCAGGTTTGATTGAGAAGATCTCTTCAGCCGGGTTCCTCAAACATGCACTCTTTAATATTGCTTATTCCTAGTAAGAATCAAAATTTAGAAATGATGCCTCGGAGTGTGAATCAGATTGTCTTGTGCTGTATTCTTTTCATGATGCCTCTTAAACTTCAAATATTATCTAGGATGTTGGTCATGTAAGAATCCAAATGCTGAAAACATATGATACGAATATGTGTGTTATAGTATTATATGGTCATTTACTTCATCCATCTGAAAAACATATGACAGTCAAATATCGGATTATCTCCTAGTTGCATAAAGTAtgcaaaacatatttaaaatttgtttgtaGGGACAACCATAGATGTAGTTAAAGGTTTCGATTccttaaaaatatttcttttatacATTGATGACGGAGTACTTTGATGTTGCAGCAAGCTGCGTAACATGCATAAAGGCTATAAACATGTAGAAGCAGCTccaatttttgacaaaattattttcaacaaGGTGATGAATTAACAGCTGTTGCCAGCTTTTGGTTCTCAAGTTTTTTTCCAGATTAACTTGAATGTGATCCCAAGTGTCGACAACCCTTTGAGTTGTAAATTTTAGGTGAACGAAGGTTTAGGTGGGAATTTACGGCTCATCTTATCTGGAGCAGCGCCTCTTTCTCATAGCGTGGAAACCTTCCTCCGTGTGGCGACATGTGCTCATGTTCTTCAGGGATATGGTTGATAGTATACTAAAACTAACGCTTTGTGTCCTAAATCTTATGTCTTTGATAGTGAAGATCGATGTATGTGTGTGCTGTGCTGTAGGTTTAACTGAAACCTGTGCGGGGTCTTTTGCAGCGCAACCGGATAAAATGGCAATGGTTGGGACCGTGGGCCCTCCACTGCCTATGGTGGATATATGCCTGGAATCTGTTCCTGATATGGGATACGACGCCCTTTCAAGTACTCCTCGTGGAGAAATATGTATCAGGGGGAAGTGCTTGTTCTCGGGATACTACAAACGTGAAGATCTCACCAAAGAGGTGATGATCGGTGATTGGTTTCATACTGGTATGTTATTCAAGGACTACATTTATGCTAAGTTTCTTGATGTGTTATGTTTAGTAATATTGTTTGCCATGAGCTTGATACAGGTGACGTAGGCGAATGGCAACCAGACGGTAGCATGAAGATTATTGATCGCAAGAAAAACATTTTCAAGCTTTCTCAAGGGGAATATGTATCTGTTGAAAAACTGGAGAGCATTTACTCTCTGTCCCCAAGTGTTGATGCGGTTCGTTTTTCTTTCAGGACCCTATCTTACAATTTTCTTGTGCTAAGCTTTTCTCCCAACAATGTCCAAATCATGTTTCAGATATGGGTCTACGGGAATAGTTACAAGTCCTTTCTTGTTGCTGTTGTGAACCCGAATTTGGAATCTTTGAAACAATGGGCTCAAGTGAATGATGTTACCGCAGATGTGAACACCATGTGTGATGATCCAAGAGCAAGAAATTATGTTCTTGGAGAGTTAACTAGTATTGGTGAAAAGGAAAAGGTTGACACTGATTTAATGCTTTATTCCTTTCTGGCGATGAAATTTTTTGGCCATGTGTTTATTCTTAGTCCACTTGTCTGGTT
This window of the Primulina huaijiensis isolate GDHJ02 chromosome 3, ASM1229523v2, whole genome shotgun sequence genome carries:
- the LOC140972698 gene encoding long chain acyl-CoA synthetase 4-like, which produces MVETEKFIVEIEKAKEGKDGKPSIGPVYRNVLAKDGFIPIPQELDSCWDIFCRSVKKFPNNPMLGEREMVRGKAGSYVWFTYREVYDLVLKIGASICSCGAMQGDRCGIYGANCSNWVIAMQACNAYGLYCVPLYDTLGAGAVEYIISHAEISIVFVEENKISEVLKTFPSSEKYLKTIVSFGKISLQQKKEAGNFGIKMYSWNDFLLLGIDNRFDLPIKNKTDICTIMYTSGTTGDPKGVMISNESILSIIFGVNNHLESMNQEFCETDVYFSFLPLAHIFDRVIEELFISKGAAIGFWHKDIKRLLDDIKELKPTVFCAVPRVLDRIYSGLIEKISSAGFLKHALFNIAYSYKLRNMHKGYKHVEAAPIFDKIIFNKVNEGLGGNLRLILSGAAPLSHSVETFLRVATCAHVLQGYGLTETCAGSFAAQPDKMAMVGTVGPPLPMVDICLESVPDMGYDALSSTPRGEICIRGKCLFSGYYKREDLTKEVMIGDWFHTGDVGEWQPDGSMKIIDRKKNIFKLSQGEYVSVEKLESIYSLSPSVDAIWVYGNSYKSFLVAVVNPNLESLKQWAQVNDVTADVNTMCDDPRARNYVLGELTSIGEKEKLKGFEFIKAVHLDPMPFDIERDLLGPTYKKKRAQFLKYYQKVIEDMYMS